A stretch of DNA from Acidobacteriota bacterium:
AAGGAATTCTTCCCGAACGCCGCAAGGCGGAAAAAGCCTGAATTTAGGGGTCAGGGGTCAGGGGCATAAGCGCCAGGAGAAGGAAATGTGAGCCTGTTTGAGACAAGGAGCTGGGGAGACAAGGCGACACGGAGACAGAGTGGAGAGCATGATTCCGCCGCTCCCAACCGGAGTTCGTTCAAGCCGACACACTCCATGAAATTGTCTCCCTGTCTCCTTGTCGCCTTGTCACCTTGTCTCCTTGTCTCCTTGTCTCCCTGTCATCTTCCTTGTCCCCAGTTTCCCCAGCCTGTAGCTGATTGCTGTTCAAGGTGCTGAATGAACTGGATGATGGCGTTGTCGGCTTTGATAGGGGTGCGAAAGTGAAAGCGGATGCTTTCAAAAATCAGGGTATCGCCTTTGGCAAAGTAATTCGAAACAATTTGGGTAAGTACCAGCAGCCCAAAATTGATCAGCACCCCAAACATACCCGGTCGCTCGCGGGTAATCAGCAGGGTTTGGCCTTCGGTTTTGCCATCTGGCGTCGGGCGAAGCGCAAACATAATGTGAAAATGCAGAAAATCCGGCCCCAGCGTGACCGTCCCAGTACTGCCGAACCAGTAACACAATTCATAAGTGAGCGCCTTCTGGTAAAAGCGGGCCAGAAAACGGGTCATCCAGGTGCTTTGGGGAATCTGGGTAGTGTTGCGAAACTCGATGCAGTTTTCATTGACCACGGTCGGTTGCAAATCCAGATCCACCAGTAGGTTATGGACGGAGTTGAAATGTTGGGCGTCAATGGCATTGATCATCACGACATTGGGATGACAGTTTTTGACAAACCGATTCCCCAGCCGGGCAGCGCAGGGTTGGTGCTTGAGTTCTGGAACGAAAGGCACCGGCTGGCTGGCTGATTCACCGACCCAAATCCAGATTAACCCGTATTTTTCCGCCACCGGCCAGGTTTTCAAGACTGGCACAAAATCGCATCTTTCTTGACAGGGAATCTCAATGCAGTTTCCTCGGGCATCAAATTTCCAGTAGTGAAACAGGCACCGCAAAGTCTCACCTTCAACTCTTCCTTCCTTGAGGTGGGCGCCCATATGCGGACAGTGAGCATCCATCGCGATCACCTGCCCGCTTTCTGCGCGATACACCACCAACTCCCGCCCCAAAAACACCAGTCCCGTGGTTGCCTTGGGCTTGAGTTCCGCTGAGCGGAGCGCCCAGTACCAGCCTTCGACCAGGCATTCCGGGTTGTTAAAAATAGCGGGTGACTTCAGATTGGTCATAATGTATTTGGAGTGCGGCGGCTTGACGCCGCTTTTATAGGATCAGCACCGACCTCTTAGCTAGTAAAGCAAAAAGAAAGCGGCGTCAAGCTGCCGCACTCCCAAAATTTTCGATGGATTTCCTGGAATTTTTGTGATATCTCTCCGCCGTGCGCTAACACTTGAAGTCATCCTCAATTCAAGTCAAATCCACACTTCAATTAACCTCACTTTCCGGCAGTTTTTCAGGCCGGGCATCACCTTTCATTCACAGCATTTCGTCGTTTTTTTCATGGACCGGTTGGGGTTCGCCGCATTGACTCACCGGTTTATTTGACAACCAGCCCGTGGCAGCACTCAGGCCCACCCAGCGTGAGGTGTGTCTGCTCCACAGGTTTCATTGCCAGGAGGATTTCTTCGTATGGATCAACCCGTCATCAGCAAAACCGTCGGACAGGTGACTGAATTGACGTGCATCGCCAAGATCATTCCCGGAAAAGCCGATGAACTTCGGGCCGCCTTGAATGCCGTTGACCCGAACAACTTAAAAAAAATGCCTACCATCCATTTCGCCCGCTGGGTCATTTTTGACAATGACACCCGGCTGCTCTTCTGCAGCAACTTTGATGGCGGATGGGAAGACTACCTTCAGGATTTCTCGGTCAATGACCCTGAAGGATTGGATTTTGTATTCCAGTTCTGTGAAGGCTGGCCTGGCGCCCAACCCTTTGAACCATTCCGCGACTATGTTCGCGCCCATCAGGTTGAAACCACATTTTTCTACCCGGCCTACCCAATGGCCTCGGTCAAGCAAATCCTGAAAGCCCTGGATTGGAAAAACAAAACCGATAACTACATGCGCGAACTGCAAAAACCACCGTCACCTGATGTGGGCCAGGTTCCAGCTCCGGCACCCACCACACCGGCCAGTGATACTGAAGTAAGTGGCGAGTAGCGAACACAAGCGAGTGGTGAGTAGTGAGTAGCGAGTCGTCAATCCAGGAGCGAGTCGTCAATCCAGATTTAAATTGTTCAAGGTTGAACAATAACTTATCCTCTTTTCTTTTAGAGGTTTACAGAAAACAGGTTGCATGCCTTGCTGGCTCAACTTCGATTCGTTTTATCCATCTTATTGCCATTGGATTCACTACTCACGACTTACTCTTCTTGACTACTCACTACTCGCTACTCGCCACTCACTCTTGTTCGCTACTCGCTACTCGCTCTTGTCCACCACTTCACGATTCCGCTTAAACCCAACCCAACCCACCCAGGAGCAAGCGTTATGGCACAGGGAACCAGCCCGTCGCTGGAATTAACCGACATTCAAGGCAATGTTATCCGCAGTTATTCGATGCCGCTGGCACGCTATTTCTTTTTGGCCGTCACCGATGCGGCCAAAGCCAAAACCTTACTCAAACAGGTCATTCCACTGGTGACATCTGCCGAAGAGTGGGATGAAAAGCCTGAATACACCTTTAATTTAGCCTTCAATTACAATGGCCTGGCAGCTCTGGGAGTCCCGCAAGATGCCCTGGCGCTGTTTGTTCCCGAGTTCCAAAAAGGCATGAAAAGTCAGGCTGGAACTCTGGGTGATACGGGTGTCAGCAGTCCCTCAAACTGGGAGCCGGCACTGGCGGGATCAAATTTACACATTATGGTGGCGCTCTATTCAAAAACGAGCGACGCCCGCGAATCCCAAAGCACCCAGCTTCGAAATGCCATCACGGAGTCAGGTGGGCTTTCACTCATTTATGAACAGGATTGCGCTGTTTTGACGGAGGGCCGTGAACACTTCGGATTTGAAGACGGCATGAGCCAGCCATCAGTCGCAGGCGATGGATTGAAAAACATGCCCGGCCAGGGAACGCCCCAGTCTGACGGGACCTGGAAGCCGCTTCAACCCGGTGAATTTGTCCTTGGCTACTTGGATGAAGCCGGTGAACAGATTACGGCCAAAGGGCCAACTGATTTGCGCATCAACGGCAGTTATCTGGTGGTTCGCAAGCTCAAGCAAAACGTCGCGCAATTCCGAACCTTTATTCAACAAACCGCCGATCAATACTTTGGGGATACGTCGTCTGCGATGCAGGAGCAAATTGCCGCCAAAATGATTGGCCGCTGGCGAAGTGGCGCTCCGCTATCGCTGGCTCCCACCAAAGATGATCCAACGCTGGCGGCGGATGAGTCACGAAACAATGATTTTCGGTTTGGAAAAGACCCGGTTGGGTACGGATGCCCACGCGGGTCACATATCCGTCGGTGCAATCCCCGTGATGCCCTCGACGCTACCTCAACCGTCGTTCGTCGCCACCGCATGATGCGTCGGGGGATTGCCTATGGCCCCATGCTTCCCCCAGGGGCCAAAGACGACGGCCTGGACCGTGGACTGTTCTTTGTCGCTGCCGTGGCTGACATCCAGCGACAATTTCAGTTTGTCCAGCAACAGTGGGTCAACCGGGGTGATTTTGCCGATCTCGATATGGCGGAAAAAGATGCCATCATTGGCAATAATACTAATGACGGACAATTTTCGATTCCATCGGAAGATATGCCGCACATGGTGTTTGACCTGCCCCGGTTTGTCGTCACTCGTGGCGGCGACTATTTTTTCCTGCCCGGTATCAAGGCCCTGGGCCAGATAGCTGGAAGCTAGCGACCGAGTGAAGGAGTGAAGCGCCATTGGGTTGTGGAGAGAGAAATTGTTCAAGGTTGAACAGTTGTTTATATTGTTTCTTTGCAATGTTTTACAGAGATCAGTTTGCTATTTTTGCGATCTTGCCACTTTGCTACTTCGCTCACTATCTGATTGAAACTTATACCGGTTTGCAATGAAGTTCTCATCTTAGAAAACAGTCAGGTGATTCAACGAAATAAACTGAGTGAACTACTGACTACTGACTACAAACTGGTATTAACCATTTCGGAGGAATGCATGGGATTTCTGGAAGCTTATGACGCAATTGCCGC
This window harbors:
- a CDS encoding aromatic ring-hydroxylating dioxygenase subunit alpha: MTNLKSPAIFNNPECLVEGWYWALRSAELKPKATTGLVFLGRELVVYRAESGQVIAMDAHCPHMGAHLKEGRVEGETLRCLFHYWKFDARGNCIEIPCQERCDFVPVLKTWPVAEKYGLIWIWVGESASQPVPFVPELKHQPCAARLGNRFVKNCHPNVVMINAIDAQHFNSVHNLLVDLDLQPTVVNENCIEFRNTTQIPQSTWMTRFLARFYQKALTYELCYWFGSTGTVTLGPDFLHFHIMFALRPTPDGKTEGQTLLITRERPGMFGVLINFGLLVLTQIVSNYFAKGDTLIFESIRFHFRTPIKADNAIIQFIQHLEQQSATGWGNWGQGR
- a CDS encoding Dyp-type peroxidase; this encodes MAQGTSPSLELTDIQGNVIRSYSMPLARYFFLAVTDAAKAKTLLKQVIPLVTSAEEWDEKPEYTFNLAFNYNGLAALGVPQDALALFVPEFQKGMKSQAGTLGDTGVSSPSNWEPALAGSNLHIMVALYSKTSDARESQSTQLRNAITESGGLSLIYEQDCAVLTEGREHFGFEDGMSQPSVAGDGLKNMPGQGTPQSDGTWKPLQPGEFVLGYLDEAGEQITAKGPTDLRINGSYLVVRKLKQNVAQFRTFIQQTADQYFGDTSSAMQEQIAAKMIGRWRSGAPLSLAPTKDDPTLAADESRNNDFRFGKDPVGYGCPRGSHIRRCNPRDALDATSTVVRRHRMMRRGIAYGPMLPPGAKDDGLDRGLFFVAAVADIQRQFQFVQQQWVNRGDFADLDMAEKDAIIGNNTNDGQFSIPSEDMPHMVFDLPRFVVTRGGDYFFLPGIKALGQIAGS